The genomic DNA TTCTACAGCCTCCGGTTCCCGCAGGGCCTGGGCTTCGCCGGGATAGCGGTGGCGCTGCTCGGCCGCAACCACGCGGTGGGGGCGGCCGTGGCCGCGTTGGCGTTCGGCTGGCTGGAACGGGCGTCGGGCGTGCTGGAGGTACGCGGGGACGCCCCGCGTGAGATCGTCACGATCATGGTGGCCGTGATCATCCTGTTCGCCGTGATCGCCTACGCACTGGCTCAGCGGCGCAGGAGGATCGAGGCCGCAGCGGCCGCGTCCTCACAGGTCGAGAGCGCCGCCGGAGCCGAGGAGGCCGACACGTGAGTGCCCTGCGCGAGCGGCCGACGATGAGCCTCGGGGCGAACCTCGTGAGCGGGAATCGCCGCTGGATCGTCTACGGGTTGGGCGCGGTGCTCCTGCTCGCCTCCACCCAGCAGTTCGCCTCCCTGCCGACGGACGATCTGACCTCGAGCGGAACGTGGGCCATCGCCCTGGCCTGGTCGGTGCCCATCCTGATGGCCGGCATGGGCGGGATCTTCTCGGAACGGTCCGGGGTGGTCAACATCGGCCTGGAGGGGATGTTGATCCTGGGTACCTGGTTCGGGGCCTTCGGGACCATGATCGGCGGCCCCTGGTTCGGAATGCTCCTCGCGGCCGTGGCAGGCGCCATGGGAGGCCTCGTCATGGCGGTGGCCGCGGTCGGGTTCAACGTGGATCACATAATCGCCGGGGTCGCCATCAACCTGATGGCTCCCGGCCTGACCCGGTTCCTGTCCGACCTGCACTTCTCGGATCGCGGCGGCTCGATCACTCAGTCCCCGACCATTTCCGGGGTGAGCAACTTCACGCTGCCGGTCCTGGCGGGCGGCACGATCTTCGGTTGGGAGAGCCCGGACGTCCTCGGCGCGATAGAGCGCGGCGGAATCTTCTTCATCTCGGACCTGGCCGGGATACTGCGCGGCTTCATGTTCCAGATGTCATGGCTCACCCTGATCGCCTACCTGGCGCTACCCATCTCGATACTCGTCCTGTGGAAGACCAGTTTCGGGCTGCGGCTGCGCAGCTGCGGCGAGCACCCGCACGCAGCCGACTCGTTGGGCGTCAACG from bacterium includes the following:
- a CDS encoding ABC transporter permease, which codes for MSALRERPTMSLGANLVSGNRRWIVYGLGAVLLLASTQQFASLPTDDLTSSGTWAIALAWSVPILMAGMGGIFSERSGVVNIGLEGMLILGTWFGAFGTMIGGPWFGMLLAAVAGAMGGLVMAVAAVGFNVDHIIAGVAINLMAPGLTRFLSDLHFSDRGGSITQSPTISGVSNFTLPVLAGGTIFGWESPDVLGAIERGGIFFISDLAGILRGFMFQMSWLTLIAYLALPISILVLWKTSFGLRLRSCGEHPHAADSLGVNVYKYKYYGVVISGFLAGLGGGFLAIQLSGLYKEGQTQGKGYIGLATMIFGNWNPIGTARGALLFGFTETLRLRDENAAHGLLLLVVLAIALLVLWRILKRRGYTGTLQLAIVAIAVGFWYMNSTSVPNQLPAITPHIAVLVVLLFATSRLRPPAADGLPFRKGET